The following are encoded in a window of Sinomonas cyclohexanicum genomic DNA:
- a CDS encoding OsmC family protein, with product MDFAASITTAPGREGEAVPTEGLVIRHHRTGAAEVDLAVPSGGHLLHLAMAACVFNDLHGAAAAAGITLGRVQVRADGGFDEALTRSTGISLDVEAEGAAPAEDLERLVRDVVGKAVILRIVGASTGVRLASVVVRTTPGGA from the coding sequence ATGGACTTCGCGGCAAGCATCACGACGGCGCCGGGTCGGGAGGGCGAGGCCGTCCCCACCGAGGGCCTCGTCATCCGCCACCACAGGACCGGCGCGGCGGAGGTGGACCTCGCGGTCCCGTCCGGCGGCCACCTCCTGCACCTGGCCATGGCCGCGTGCGTGTTCAACGACCTGCACGGCGCGGCGGCGGCCGCGGGCATCACCCTCGGGCGGGTCCAGGTCCGCGCGGACGGCGGCTTCGACGAGGCACTCACCCGCTCCACGGGCATCTCCCTGGACGTCGAGGCCGAGGGCGCGGCCCCGGCGGAGGACCTCGAGCGCCTCGTCCGCGACGTCGTCGGGAAGGCCGTGATCCTGAGGATCGTCGGGGCGTCCACCGGCGTGCGGCTCGCCTCCGTCGTGGTGCGCACGACGCCGGGCGGCGCCTGA
- a CDS encoding universal stress protein yields the protein MRYVVGYQPDQRGADAVALGVAIARAQGASLDLMLVLSEDAPYIAANPDGPRVHSAEQQTLTAQREALALVPEDVEATFHVRHGRSFAATLIEAAVEFEAALIVVGAASNGLFKRYTVGSVANALLHASPVPVALAPRGYHRTDPIERITAFIGEREGSEAAVDVALVAAGRRNVPLRFVSLVEIDERADEFGENINAAHRHANTVLTAAAKRLPEGHEAGVEVAHGRTFEEAVDSLDWLDGELALVGSSRLAQKNQLFLGSTANKVLRALPVPMVVIPRDYEQVESHPLG from the coding sequence ATGCGTTATGTCGTCGGATACCAGCCGGACCAGCGTGGTGCGGATGCCGTGGCGTTGGGCGTCGCGATCGCACGGGCGCAGGGCGCCTCGCTGGACCTCATGCTCGTGCTCTCCGAGGATGCCCCGTACATCGCGGCAAATCCGGACGGCCCGCGGGTCCATTCTGCGGAGCAGCAGACCCTGACGGCCCAGCGGGAGGCCCTCGCGCTGGTCCCCGAGGACGTCGAGGCGACGTTCCACGTCCGCCACGGCCGCTCGTTCGCCGCGACGCTCATCGAGGCGGCCGTCGAGTTCGAGGCCGCGCTGATCGTGGTCGGCGCCGCGAGCAACGGCCTGTTCAAGAGGTACACGGTGGGCTCGGTGGCGAACGCGCTCCTGCACGCCTCCCCGGTCCCCGTGGCGCTCGCCCCGCGGGGCTACCACCGCACGGATCCGATCGAGCGGATCACCGCGTTCATCGGCGAGCGCGAGGGCTCAGAGGCCGCGGTCGACGTCGCGCTGGTCGCCGCCGGTCGGCGCAACGTCCCGCTCCGCTTCGTCTCGCTCGTGGAGATCGACGAGCGGGCCGACGAGTTCGGAGAGAACATCAACGCCGCCCACCGCCATGCCAACACCGTGCTCACGGCCGCGGCCAAGCGGCTTCCGGAGGGCCACGAGGCGGGCGTCGAGGTGGCGCACGGCCGCACGTTCGAGGAGGCCGTGGACAGCCTCGACTGGCTCGACGGCGAGCTCGCCCTCGTCGGCTCGAGCCGGCTCGCGCAGAAGAACCAGCTGTTCCTCGGCTCCACCGCGAACAAGGTGCTGCGCGCGCTGCCGGTGCCCATGGTTGTCATCCCGCGCGACTACGAGCAGGTCGAGTCCCACCCCCTCGGCTAG